A genome region from Eurosta solidaginis isolate ZX-2024a chromosome 2, ASM4086904v1, whole genome shotgun sequence includes the following:
- the LOC137240881 gene encoding ethanolaminephosphotransferase 1 isoform X1, giving the protein MFGIKYLTDTHLKGFERYKYSCIDTGYISVYVMHPFWNWCVQFLPKWLAPNLITFIGFLLTVVNFILIAYYDWDFQGANMAEHTVPRWVWSMAAINILLYYNLDGMDGKQARRTGTSSPLGELFDHGLDSYSAVLIPIYMFSLFGTDELPPIHMFFVIWNVLLNFYLTHVEKYNTGVMFLPWGYDFTMWGVTFVLFLTTLVGPQIWHARPFLNLRMATFFEIVLGGSPIVSSHPVIIKNIYLSYKNKTGKMRPFMEAARPLFPFLWLFAITTFWCFFSRNNIIDLSPRILFVLFGTLFSNIACRLIVAQMSDTRCDGFNLLMWPLLASVGACCFPWYKQLVGADISADMECWIVQALTIFVTVAHLHYGQGVVCEMCDHFGIRCFKVRDYSKPQEKLMPNSSKNSSNLDNSHTSTQLTDSSLSKRLINNKSKPAED; this is encoded by the exons TACAGTTGCATCGACACCGGCTACATCAGCGTCTATGTTATGCATCCTTTTTGGAATTGGTGTGTACAG tTCCTACCAAAATGGCTCGCACCAAATCTCATCACATTCATCGGCTTCCTGTTGACCGTGGTCAATTTCATTTTAATTGCATATTACGATTGGGATTTTCAGGGTGCAAATATGGCAGAACACACCGTACCGCGCTGGGTTTGGTCAATGGCGGCCATTAATattttactctattacaatttAG ATGGCATGGATGGTAAGCAGGCGCGACGTACCGGCACTAGTAGCCCACTTGGTGAGCTATTCGATCACGGTTTGGATTCCTATTCGGCTGTGCTGATACCAATTTATATGTTTTCACTATTTGGCACAGATGAGTTGCCCCCAATTCATATGTTTTTCGTTATATGGAATGTTCTGCTGAATTTTTATTTGACGCATGTCGAAAAATACAACACCGGTGTTATGTTCCTGCCTTGGGGCTATGATTTTACGATGTGG GGTGTAACATTTGTACTATTCCTAACAACACTTGTTGGTCCACAAATATGGCATGCGCGACCGTTTTTAAATCTTAGAATGgcaacattttttgagattgtcTTAGGAGGTTCCCCTATTGTGAGCAGTCATCCTGttatcataaaaaatatttattt ATCATACAAAAATAAGACCGGCAAAATGCGTCCATTCATGGAAGCAGCGCGACCTCTTTTCCCCTTTTTATGGCTTTTTGCTATTACAACATTTTGGTGCTTTTTCTCGCGTAATAACATCATTGATCTGTCGCCGCGCATATTATTCGTCCTCTTTGGAACGTTGTTTTCCAATATTGCG TGTCGTTTGATAGTTGCACAAATGTCCGATACGCGCTGTGATGGTTTCAATTTACTTATGTGGCCGCTGTTGGCCAGTGTTGGTGCTTGTTGCTTTCCTTGGTATAAGCAATTAGTGGGTGCCGATATTAGCGCCGATATGGAATGTTGGATTGTGCAAGCGTTAACGATATTTGTTACTGTAGCGCATCTGCATTATGGTCAAGGGGTG GTTTGCGAAATGTGCGATCATTTCGGTATTCGATGCTTCAAAGTAAGAGATTATTCAAAACCGCAAGAAAAACTTATGCCAAATTCATCAAAGAATTCATCAAATCTGGACAATTCTCATACATCCACACAACTAACCGATTCATCATTGAGTAAACGTTTGATTAACAATAAAAGTAAGCCTGCGGAAGATTAA
- the LOC137240881 gene encoding ethanolaminephosphotransferase 1 isoform X3: MHPFWNWCVQFLPKWLAPNLITFIGFLLTVVNFILIAYYDWDFQGANMAEHTVPRWVWSMAAINILLYYNLDGMDGKQARRTGTSSPLGELFDHGLDSYSAVLIPIYMFSLFGTDELPPIHMFFVIWNVLLNFYLTHVEKYNTGVMFLPWGYDFTMWGVTFVLFLTTLVGPQIWHARPFLNLRMATFFEIVLGGSPIVSSHPVIIKNIYLSYKNKTGKMRPFMEAARPLFPFLWLFAITTFWCFFSRNNIIDLSPRILFVLFGTLFSNIACRLIVAQMSDTRCDGFNLLMWPLLASVGACCFPWYKQLVGADISADMECWIVQALTIFVTVAHLHYGQGVVCEMCDHFGIRCFKVRDYSKPQEKLMPNSSKNSSNLDNSHTSTQLTDSSLSKRLINNKSKPAED, encoded by the exons ATGCATCCTTTTTGGAATTGGTGTGTACAG tTCCTACCAAAATGGCTCGCACCAAATCTCATCACATTCATCGGCTTCCTGTTGACCGTGGTCAATTTCATTTTAATTGCATATTACGATTGGGATTTTCAGGGTGCAAATATGGCAGAACACACCGTACCGCGCTGGGTTTGGTCAATGGCGGCCATTAATattttactctattacaatttAG ATGGCATGGATGGTAAGCAGGCGCGACGTACCGGCACTAGTAGCCCACTTGGTGAGCTATTCGATCACGGTTTGGATTCCTATTCGGCTGTGCTGATACCAATTTATATGTTTTCACTATTTGGCACAGATGAGTTGCCCCCAATTCATATGTTTTTCGTTATATGGAATGTTCTGCTGAATTTTTATTTGACGCATGTCGAAAAATACAACACCGGTGTTATGTTCCTGCCTTGGGGCTATGATTTTACGATGTGG GGTGTAACATTTGTACTATTCCTAACAACACTTGTTGGTCCACAAATATGGCATGCGCGACCGTTTTTAAATCTTAGAATGgcaacattttttgagattgtcTTAGGAGGTTCCCCTATTGTGAGCAGTCATCCTGttatcataaaaaatatttattt ATCATACAAAAATAAGACCGGCAAAATGCGTCCATTCATGGAAGCAGCGCGACCTCTTTTCCCCTTTTTATGGCTTTTTGCTATTACAACATTTTGGTGCTTTTTCTCGCGTAATAACATCATTGATCTGTCGCCGCGCATATTATTCGTCCTCTTTGGAACGTTGTTTTCCAATATTGCG TGTCGTTTGATAGTTGCACAAATGTCCGATACGCGCTGTGATGGTTTCAATTTACTTATGTGGCCGCTGTTGGCCAGTGTTGGTGCTTGTTGCTTTCCTTGGTATAAGCAATTAGTGGGTGCCGATATTAGCGCCGATATGGAATGTTGGATTGTGCAAGCGTTAACGATATTTGTTACTGTAGCGCATCTGCATTATGGTCAAGGGGTG GTTTGCGAAATGTGCGATCATTTCGGTATTCGATGCTTCAAAGTAAGAGATTATTCAAAACCGCAAGAAAAACTTATGCCAAATTCATCAAAGAATTCATCAAATCTGGACAATTCTCATACATCCACACAACTAACCGATTCATCATTGAGTAAACGTTTGATTAACAATAAAAGTAAGCCTGCGGAAGATTAA